The Gemella haemolysans genome includes a region encoding these proteins:
- a CDS encoding DUF669 domain-containing protein codes for MAIDFSKYDREVDLEGLKEDTQKAIENGGEFEEVPPGTYEVAISELELTMSKSDKPMVKIWYTILSGDYENNKIFQYQLVDKGQKLAIIKPLLEKLSDGEIEVSFESFAQYANLIDEIKEFAEENSLEYSLEYGENKKGFKTYKILEVFEG; via the coding sequence ATGGCAATCGATTTTAGCAAATATGACAGAGAAGTAGATTTAGAGGGATTAAAAGAGGACACTCAAAAGGCAATTGAAAACGGTGGAGAATTCGAAGAAGTCCCCCCAGGTACTTATGAGGTGGCAATATCAGAACTTGAACTTACTATGAGTAAGAGCGATAAACCGATGGTTAAAATTTGGTACACAATTTTAAGTGGAGATTATGAAAATAACAAAATTTTCCAATACCAACTAGTGGATAAAGGACAAAAACTGGCCATTATTAAGCCATTGCTTGAAAAGTTATCTGATGGAGAAATTGAAGTATCATTTGAATCATTCGCACAGTACGCAAACTTAATTGATGAAATTAAAGAATTTGCTGAAGAAAACTCACTAGAATATTCACTTGAATATGGTGAGAACAAAAAAGGTTTTAAAACTTATAAAATTTTAGAGGTATTCGAGGGTTAA
- a CDS encoding phage/plasmid primase, P4 family produces the protein MESLYRGYVKTNGKSSLDKFKNGEELRTLEEVKKLKSYGGVLRDDVILIDVDDEESSEKLMNLVEEKQLNCKVYQTSRGKHFVFKNKGVTKNYTNVNLAIGIKADIKVGLNNSYQVLKKDGAERFVEWDSDTYDSLPKYLRPIKSSYDFGNLHEGSGRNSTLFKYILTLQSYDFEKEEVRETIRLINDFILDEPLSENEVDVILRDDAFSEEIFYKEGKFNYHKFCKFLISNHNIKRINGNLHVYKDGIYEYGNIELERTISKYMPNFTIGQRREALAMLELLVEQEYQLRDYNYIAFKNGLYNIKTDEFISFTPDIIITNKINWNYNPKSYASLTDEILNNLAINNKEIRMLIEEMIGYTFYRRNELRKAFILTGQKQNGKSTFLNILKELLGSKNTSVLDIKHLNDRFSTAMMVNKLANIGDDISNKKLYDTEQFKKIVSGEKITAEQKGRDKFEFTPYCKLIYSANNIPKLGDGDDAPAVLSRLVIVPFKAYFDSSSPDYKPFIIDDLITEESMEYLINLGLAGLKRVLKNRKFTESEYTNREFEEYKNEIDPVSEYLETLNADLIVNEMSGKIYSEYMEYCMREGYENIPINAFTRKVNNFFNLTTKNRRVDGMIVKTYVKK, from the coding sequence ATGGAGTCACTTTATAGAGGATACGTCAAAACGAATGGTAAAAGCTCGCTTGATAAATTTAAAAACGGTGAAGAACTCCGAACACTTGAAGAAGTAAAGAAACTAAAATCATACGGTGGTGTACTTAGGGACGATGTAATTCTTATCGATGTAGACGATGAAGAAAGTTCTGAAAAACTAATGAACCTTGTTGAAGAAAAGCAACTTAATTGTAAAGTTTATCAAACTTCAAGAGGAAAGCATTTTGTTTTCAAAAACAAAGGTGTTACAAAAAATTATACTAACGTTAATTTAGCGATAGGAATTAAAGCTGATATTAAAGTAGGTTTAAACAATTCTTATCAAGTGCTTAAAAAAGATGGTGCTGAAAGGTTTGTTGAGTGGGACAGCGATACTTACGATTCATTACCTAAATATTTAAGACCTATTAAAAGTAGTTACGATTTTGGGAATTTGCATGAGGGAAGCGGAAGGAATAGCACGCTATTTAAGTATATCTTAACGCTTCAAAGTTATGATTTTGAGAAAGAAGAAGTTAGGGAAACAATAAGATTAATCAATGATTTTATACTAGATGAACCTTTATCAGAAAATGAAGTTGATGTGATCTTAAGAGACGATGCCTTTTCTGAAGAGATATTTTACAAAGAAGGAAAATTTAACTATCACAAGTTCTGTAAATTCTTAATTAGTAATCATAACATTAAGCGAATAAATGGTAATTTACATGTTTATAAGGACGGAATATATGAATATGGAAATATAGAGCTAGAACGTACTATTTCAAAGTATATGCCGAATTTCACAATTGGACAACGTAGAGAAGCGCTGGCAATGTTAGAACTATTAGTAGAACAAGAATATCAGTTACGTGATTATAACTATATAGCTTTTAAAAATGGCTTATATAACATTAAAACTGATGAATTTATTAGTTTTACACCCGATATTATTATCACTAATAAAATTAACTGGAATTACAACCCTAAAAGTTATGCGAGTTTAACTGATGAAATTTTAAACAACTTAGCTATTAATAACAAAGAAATCAGAATGTTAATTGAGGAAATGATTGGTTACACATTCTACAGGCGTAATGAGTTGAGGAAAGCTTTTATTTTAACAGGACAGAAGCAAAACGGGAAGAGTACATTTCTTAATATTTTAAAAGAATTATTAGGAAGTAAAAACACTTCAGTATTAGATATTAAACATTTAAATGATAGATTTTCAACAGCAATGATGGTTAACAAGTTAGCTAATATTGGTGATGATATCTCAAATAAAAAACTATATGATACTGAACAATTCAAGAAAATTGTATCTGGTGAAAAAATCACAGCTGAACAAAAAGGGCGTGATAAATTTGAATTCACTCCTTACTGTAAGTTGATTTATAGTGCAAATAACATTCCTAAATTAGGTGATGGAGATGACGCACCTGCGGTATTAAGTAGGTTGGTTATTGTGCCTTTTAAAGCTTACTTTGATAGTAGTAGTCCTGACTATAAGCCGTTTATTATTGATGATTTAATAACCGAGGAAAGTATGGAATATTTAATCAATCTGGGGCTTGCTGGACTTAAACGAGTTTTAAAGAACAGGAAATTTACTGAAAGTGAATATACTAACCGTGAATTTGAAGAATATAAAAACGAGATTGACCCTGTAAGCGAGTATTTAGAAACGTTGAATGCTGATTTAATCGTTAATGAAATGTCAGGTAAAATTTATTCGGAGTATATGGAATATTGCATGCGTGAGGGCTATGAAAATATACCTATTAATGCTTTCACTAGAAAAGTAAATAACTTTTTTAATCTGACAACAAAAAATAGACGTGTTGACGGTATGATTGTTAAAACTTATGTAAAAAAATAG
- a CDS encoding S24 family peptidase, which translates to MKVATTRDRLKQIMSERNLRPIDILRQSEYYQKEMNIKLNKVNLSHYISGRNEPNKEKVRLLAKTLKVSEQWLNGFDAPKDAVLTKSELYKHFDMVNQSDKIALDVKYLEKKYPNDTTIGNIISNYDKLEDKQRQSLLQYSDILLEASYQADSYDIVATMMDNSMLPLYRTDERLMVTFGYDFKYGEIYLIECDKDIYIRKVFYNEYSIKLVPINDEYPVITISLPLEKHFKIIGKIVGKIKTSP; encoded by the coding sequence ATGAAAGTAGCAACCACTAGAGATAGGTTAAAACAAATAATGAGTGAACGTAATTTACGCCCTATCGATATCTTGCGGCAGTCTGAGTATTACCAAAAAGAAATGAATATAAAATTAAATAAAGTTAACTTATCTCATTATATAAGCGGTAGAAATGAGCCGAATAAAGAAAAAGTAAGACTATTAGCTAAAACTTTAAAAGTTTCTGAACAATGGTTAAATGGTTTTGACGCTCCAAAAGATGCAGTATTAACTAAATCAGAATTGTACAAGCACTTTGATATGGTTAATCAATCAGATAAAATAGCGTTAGATGTGAAGTATCTTGAAAAAAAATACCCAAATGATACGACTATTGGTAATATCATTTCAAACTACGATAAACTCGAAGATAAACAACGTCAATCATTATTGCAGTACTCTGATATATTGCTAGAGGCTTCTTATCAAGCTGATAGTTATGATATCGTAGCAACGATGATGGATAATTCAATGTTGCCACTTTATCGAACTGATGAAAGATTGATGGTAACTTTTGGATATGATTTTAAATATGGGGAAATTTATTTAATAGAGTGCGATAAAGATATCTATATAAGAAAGGTATTCTATAATGAATACAGTATTAAATTAGTACCTATTAATGATGAATACCCTGTTATAACTATTTCTTTACCTTTAGAAAAGCACTTTAAAATAATTGGTAAAATCGTAGGTAAAATAAAAACAAGCCCTTAA
- a CDS encoding VRR-NUC domain-containing protein, protein MSEKAFENKIKKFLKEKGCYFLKYNPEYFGIKGTPDLLICCNGYFLGIEVKRETGKPSKLQLKKIEEIKNAGGIAMVLYPSGFEKFKKLIEELWNE, encoded by the coding sequence ATGAGTGAGAAAGCATTTGAAAACAAAATAAAGAAATTCTTAAAAGAAAAAGGTTGTTATTTCCTTAAATATAACCCTGAGTATTTTGGAATAAAAGGCACACCCGATTTATTAATTTGCTGCAATGGTTACTTTTTAGGTATTGAGGTAAAACGTGAAACGGGAAAGCCTAGCAAATTACAACTGAAGAAAATCGAAGAAATAAAAAACGCTGGAGGAATTGCCATGGTGCTTTATCCTAGTGGTTTTGAGAAATTTAAAAAATTAATAGAGGAGTTATGGAATGAATAA
- a CDS encoding helix-turn-helix domain-containing protein, translating to MINRLKEARKARGLTQNEVCKLVFIDQNSLSLFENNHRLPKLDMVEKLAKLYNVNPAWLVGWSDEK from the coding sequence ATGATTAACAGATTAAAAGAAGCAAGAAAAGCTAGAGGGTTAACACAAAATGAAGTTTGTAAACTGGTTTTTATAGACCAAAATTCATTATCACTATTTGAAAATAACCACCGTTTACCAAAGTTAGATATGGTTGAAAAACTAGCTAAATTATACAATGTTAACCCAGCATGGCTGGTTGGATGGAGTGATGAAAAATGA
- a CDS encoding helix-turn-helix domain-containing protein, whose product MSKKKQNIAIEDFKKMVFTRMVHLKMSNEELVKLSGVTNSKVYALKYGNNKSIKLDEIIKIAKALDIDLNRLKGDQKMRGFELIEGMNGELPIKATIHSAGVDFIASADITIPAFRFKGRATLVPTGVKAFMQHDEYLQIFARSSIPVNLGLIMSNGVGIVDADYYNNPKNEGHIMIEFTNLTNKHIMIEKGTRIAQGIFNKVLPVTHGVRLKNDTRNGGFGSTN is encoded by the coding sequence GTGAGTAAGAAGAAACAAAACATAGCAATAGAAGATTTCAAAAAGATGGTATTTACAAGAATGGTACACCTAAAAATGAGTAATGAAGAACTTGTTAAATTAAGTGGTGTTACCAATTCAAAAGTGTACGCTTTGAAATATGGAAATAACAAAAGTATTAAACTAGATGAAATTATTAAAATTGCTAAGGCTTTGGATATAGATTTAAACAGATTGAAAGGAGACCAAAAAATGCGAGGTTTTGAATTAATTGAGGGAATGAACGGTGAATTACCAATCAAAGCCACAATTCATAGTGCAGGGGTTGATTTTATAGCTAGTGCTGATATTACAATTCCAGCTTTCAGATTTAAAGGTAGAGCAACATTAGTACCTACTGGAGTTAAAGCCTTTATGCAGCATGATGAATATTTACAAATATTCGCTAGAAGTAGCATACCAGTAAATTTAGGGTTAATCATGAGTAACGGCGTAGGAATTGTAGACGCTGATTATTATAACAACCCTAAGAATGAGGGACACATTATGATTGAGTTTACCAACCTAACCAACAAACATATCATGATTGAAAAAGGCACTAGAATTGCCCAGGGAATTTTTAACAAAGTATTACCAGTAACGCACGGTGTACGCCTTAAAAACGATACTAGAAATGGTGGGTTTGGAAGTACAAACTAA
- a CDS encoding YopX family protein, translating into MKQPKVYIKYLNKVLEVESINFDTKVVVVYDESCNMYRYIGFEDVEFMENTGLKDKNGVEIHLGDIVEILEKHFEVKYKSFKGFVIESEKHIDCIYLSLEANNESACVVGNIYENKELLED; encoded by the coding sequence ATGAAACAACCTAAAGTATATATTAAGTATTTGAACAAAGTATTAGAAGTAGAATCAATTAATTTTGATACTAAAGTAGTTGTGGTTTACGATGAAAGTTGTAACATGTATAGATACATTGGTTTTGAAGATGTTGAATTCATGGAAAATACAGGATTAAAAGATAAAAACGGTGTAGAAATACATTTAGGAGATATTGTTGAGATATTAGAAAAGCATTTTGAAGTGAAATACAAATCTTTTAAAGGTTTTGTAATTGAAAGTGAAAAACATATTGATTGCATATATTTATCATTAGAAGCAAATAATGAATCAGCATGTGTAGTTGGTAACATTTACGAAAATAAGGAATTGTTGGAGGATTAA
- a CDS encoding DUF1492 domain-containing protein, with protein MKIKKRVGNDKRRYLERIWWYEDRIDSLQRSLKAEEQRKQGVKAIDYRKEQIKGGNKDSWEALIDKTDRYKQDIIDTCLKAVELKKEVLEVVNQVKNPKLQLLLTLRYIERLNWDIIEEKMELPQNTRNKLHAQALSAIRIPNTR; from the coding sequence ATGAAGATTAAAAAACGTGTTGGAAATGATAAAAGAAGATATTTAGAGCGTATTTGGTGGTATGAAGATAGAATAGATAGTTTGCAACGTAGTTTGAAAGCTGAAGAACAACGTAAACAGGGTGTCAAGGCTATTGATTATCGTAAAGAACAAATCAAAGGCGGTAATAAGGATAGTTGGGAAGCTTTGATTGATAAGACTGATAGGTATAAACAAGATATTATTGACACGTGCCTTAAAGCAGTAGAACTTAAGAAAGAAGTGTTAGAGGTTGTTAATCAGGTGAAGAATCCAAAGTTACAACTTCTGTTAACTCTTAGATATATAGAACGCCTCAATTGGGATATTATCGAGGAGAAAATGGAACTACCACAAAATACTAGAAATAAATTACATGCACAAGCATTAAGTGCAATCAGAATACCTAATACTAGATAA
- a CDS encoding DEAD/DEAH box helicase: MWVNGLGKTFVASEQAKLYKNDVILVICQNSKVSDWSEHFEQFYENKVFAITNVKILQNYLKYTGKKVAVINYEKTYRENYKELLKLENFTLIIDESSVLGNSKTNISKTVQKLKFKNLILLSGTPTSGKYEKLWTQLNLLGWEIKENKFYDQFLNRTLLKRFGRTFYQINKNEPYKNVDRLKRKMREYGCVFMKTEEVFDLPKQNFIEMKVKNDKHYKEFEKHAVVEFKSKLFGEVEYVGDTQLKERLFLRQLASIHNENKKEKLKDIINSTEGRLIIFYNFNHEKEAIKSCIPKDRPISYVNGELVDKENYNNADNSITLMQYQAGAKGHNMQKANHLIFYSPTEKCEDYMQSIKRIHRIGQEKPCFYYKLVVQNSIEEDIYKALERGEDYTNELFNTRISRT, encoded by the coding sequence ATATGGGTTAACGGATTAGGTAAAACATTCGTAGCTAGTGAGCAAGCTAAACTATACAAGAATGATGTAATACTGGTTATTTGCCAAAATTCCAAGGTTAGTGACTGGAGCGAACATTTTGAACAGTTTTACGAAAATAAAGTATTTGCTATTACTAACGTAAAAATATTACAAAACTATCTAAAATATACTGGTAAAAAAGTAGCAGTAATTAACTATGAGAAAACATATCGTGAGAATTACAAGGAACTTTTGAAACTAGAAAACTTTACACTAATAATCGATGAAAGTTCAGTATTAGGAAATAGTAAAACTAACATATCAAAAACAGTACAGAAATTAAAATTTAAAAATCTGATCTTATTATCTGGTACTCCAACTAGTGGTAAGTATGAGAAACTTTGGACACAACTTAATTTATTAGGTTGGGAAATCAAAGAAAATAAATTTTACGACCAATTCTTAAATAGAACTTTACTGAAAAGGTTCGGGAGAACATTTTATCAAATTAATAAAAATGAACCTTATAAAAACGTAGATAGGTTGAAACGTAAAATGAGGGAATACGGATGTGTATTCATGAAGACAGAAGAAGTTTTTGACCTACCAAAACAAAATTTTATTGAAATGAAAGTTAAAAACGATAAACATTATAAGGAATTTGAGAAACATGCTGTAGTTGAATTTAAAAGTAAGCTATTTGGAGAAGTTGAATATGTTGGAGATACTCAACTAAAAGAAAGGTTATTTTTAAGGCAACTGGCAAGCATACATAACGAGAATAAGAAAGAAAAATTAAAAGATATAATCAACTCAACTGAGGGAAGATTAATCATATTTTACAATTTCAATCATGAAAAAGAAGCGATTAAAAGTTGTATTCCAAAAGATAGACCAATTTCTTATGTTAACGGAGAATTGGTTGATAAAGAAAACTATAACAATGCTGATAATTCCATCACGCTTATGCAATATCAAGCAGGAGCAAAAGGACACAACATGCAAAAGGCAAATCACCTGATCTTTTATTCACCAACTGAAAAATGTGAGGACTACATGCAAAGCATTAAAAGGATTCACAGGATAGGACAGGAGAAACCTTGCTTCTATTACAAGTTAGTTGTTCAAAATTCGATTGAAGAAGATATTTATAAAGCATTAGAAAGAGGAGAAGATTATACCAATGAGCTATTCAATACAAGAATTTCAAGAACGTAA
- a CDS encoding AAA family ATPase: MRYSYSRVSLFEQCKYAFQFKYIFEIDTIPNLEANNPLIIGSAVHGGIEGKDFEKLYLDNFPKITDLHVNELIKMNVQVDRVIRKLNAFNCEYEVEIATDNFLGFIDLVIHNKDGSVSIFDFKYSNNVENYLNSRQLHIYKYYYEKIFNKPVKSLGYIFIPKTFIKQKKTEDLHGFRKRIVASLEQPFIKYVEYDETKVNEFFKIIEKIENTDFKGLFPKCNNPHCEYCRGENYMFKLPENKKREKVIDTKPDLWIYADSYVGKSTFVDKFEDLLFINTDGNTDNTESPFVLIRNEKKQEGRLIKTKFGWESFLEVIDSLETQENTFKTIAIDLVEDLRDLCRLYIFDKYNWEHESDGGFGKGWQMVSSEFNTAMKRLKSLGYQIVYISKEKREEVKLRNGNTRTIFTPNIDDKTANVLSGTVDLTVRAFIDEEGKRKLQLKKVNNAFGGGRFNFKRDLIDLDMNEFKEALIEAQDGVKSKEVKEVKETTPPDTSIPDTVETEVVVEEKPKRRRKTKPAEEELFVVTDDDGNEVVNPFTEEVELEKTETKTRRRRRGE; this comes from the coding sequence ATGCGCTATAGTTACTCAAGAGTATCATTATTTGAACAATGCAAGTATGCTTTTCAATTTAAGTATATTTTTGAAATAGATACGATACCTAACCTTGAAGCTAATAACCCGTTAATAATTGGTAGTGCGGTTCACGGTGGAATCGAGGGAAAGGACTTTGAAAAATTATATCTTGATAACTTCCCAAAAATAACTGATCTTCATGTTAATGAATTAATTAAAATGAACGTGCAAGTTGACCGTGTAATCAGAAAATTAAATGCCTTTAATTGTGAATACGAGGTTGAAATAGCAACAGATAACTTCTTAGGGTTTATCGATTTAGTTATCCACAATAAAGACGGTAGTGTGAGTATATTTGATTTTAAATACTCAAATAACGTTGAAAATTACTTAAATTCAAGGCAGTTGCATATTTATAAATACTACTATGAAAAAATCTTTAATAAACCAGTAAAAAGCTTAGGTTATATCTTTATACCAAAAACTTTTATTAAGCAAAAGAAAACAGAAGACTTGCACGGCTTCAGAAAAAGAATTGTAGCAAGTTTAGAACAACCATTTATTAAATATGTTGAATATGATGAAACAAAAGTAAATGAGTTTTTCAAAATTATTGAAAAAATAGAAAATACAGATTTTAAGGGGTTATTTCCAAAATGTAATAATCCACATTGTGAATATTGTAGAGGAGAAAATTATATGTTTAAATTACCAGAAAATAAAAAACGTGAAAAGGTTATTGACACAAAGCCAGACTTATGGATTTATGCTGATAGCTATGTTGGAAAATCAACTTTCGTAGATAAATTTGAGGACCTATTATTCATCAATACAGATGGAAATACTGACAATACAGAAAGCCCGTTTGTACTAATTAGAAATGAGAAGAAACAAGAGGGACGTTTAATTAAAACTAAATTCGGTTGGGAATCATTCCTGGAAGTAATCGACAGTTTAGAAACTCAAGAGAATACTTTTAAAACAATAGCTATTGACTTAGTAGAAGATTTAAGAGATTTATGTAGATTATACATTTTTGATAAGTACAATTGGGAACATGAATCTGATGGTGGATTTGGTAAAGGTTGGCAAATGGTAAGCAGTGAATTTAATACTGCTATGAAGCGATTAAAAAGCTTAGGTTATCAAATAGTTTATATCTCAAAAGAAAAACGTGAAGAAGTTAAACTTAGAAACGGAAATACTAGAACGATCTTTACGCCTAACATTGATGATAAAACAGCTAACGTATTAAGTGGTACTGTAGATTTAACAGTTAGAGCGTTTATTGATGAAGAGGGTAAACGTAAATTACAACTGAAGAAAGTAAATAATGCATTTGGTGGAGGTAGATTTAATTTTAAACGTGATTTAATCGACCTAGATATGAATGAGTTTAAAGAAGCGCTTATCGAAGCACAAGACGGGGTTAAAAGTAAAGAGGTTAAAGAAGTGAAAGAAACTACACCGCCAGACACTTCAATTCCAGATACTGTAGAAACTGAGGTAGTAGTGGAGGAGAAACCAAAACGAAGACGTAAGACTAAACCAGCTGAAGAAGAATTATTTGTAGTAACAGACGATGATGGAAATGAAGTAGTTAACCCGTTCACAGAAGAAGTAGAATTAGAAAAAACAGAAACTAAAACTAGAAGAAGACGCAGAGGAGAATAA
- a CDS encoding recombinase family protein — protein MQRVAIYARVSTQEQAENGNSLEFQIDKLKAYCQLHEYKVVGEYVDAGVSGAKADRPALNKLKKDIDKIDVVLIYKLDRLSRSIKDTMNLIEDLFKPNNVNLISLSENFDTSQAMGMATIGMLSTFAQLERETIKERMMAGKQQALKNGKFLAMAPFGYRKKDGQLIKDERTKDCVEFIFKKMLEGKSLNEMVKLLEANGFDGIKKWEQAFIGRLVKSIVYCGHMETMGVLVKNTHEPYITDNERQQIINMLTERKSHSSKSGRNKIPALFRGLISCPCCHRRLTYSRKQRKSGIKILFYKCNFCMLQGKNFSISEGNFEKIFLKYLKYDFKVKFEQKEIEKKDYSKILDNLESKKFKLQKAWLNELLTDEELERLQNEVNEQIELIKKEENEYNTIVENSKKQNNISDLMVNFEKLYSVMDIEEKIEFLNTIIKTIKVNVTATKVKTQRRYIFNIVDIIFK, from the coding sequence ATGCAACGAGTAGCAATTTACGCCCGAGTATCAACTCAAGAGCAAGCTGAAAATGGTAACTCACTAGAATTTCAAATAGATAAATTAAAAGCATATTGCCAATTGCATGAGTATAAAGTGGTTGGTGAGTATGTGGACGCTGGAGTAAGTGGTGCAAAAGCTGACCGTCCAGCATTAAATAAATTAAAGAAAGATATTGATAAGATAGATGTAGTATTAATCTATAAATTGGATAGATTGTCACGTTCGATTAAAGACACCATGAATCTTATCGAAGACTTGTTCAAACCGAATAACGTTAATTTAATTAGCTTATCTGAAAACTTTGACACGTCACAAGCAATGGGAATGGCAACTATAGGTATGCTATCAACATTTGCACAATTGGAGCGTGAAACGATTAAGGAAAGAATGATGGCAGGTAAGCAGCAAGCACTTAAGAACGGTAAATTTTTAGCAATGGCACCGTTCGGTTATCGTAAAAAGGACGGTCAACTAATCAAAGATGAACGAACTAAAGATTGTGTTGAATTTATATTCAAGAAAATGCTTGAGGGAAAAAGTTTGAATGAGATGGTTAAATTATTAGAAGCTAATGGGTTTGATGGTATAAAAAAGTGGGAACAGGCTTTTATAGGTAGATTAGTAAAAAGTATTGTGTATTGTGGTCACATGGAAACAATGGGAGTACTGGTTAAAAACACTCACGAACCCTATATAACAGACAATGAAAGACAACAAATAATCAATATGTTGACTGAAAGAAAAAGCCATAGTTCTAAAAGTGGCAGAAATAAAATACCAGCGTTATTCCGTGGTCTTATCTCTTGTCCATGCTGTCATCGACGTTTAACCTACTCTAGAAAGCAAAGAAAAAGCGGTATAAAAATATTGTTTTACAAATGTAATTTTTGCATGCTGCAAGGTAAAAATTTTTCAATATCAGAAGGAAATTTTGAAAAGATTTTTTTAAAATATTTAAAGTATGATTTTAAAGTAAAATTTGAACAAAAAGAAATTGAAAAGAAAGATTATTCAAAAATATTAGATAATCTTGAAAGTAAAAAATTCAAACTGCAAAAAGCGTGGTTGAATGAATTACTAACTGATGAAGAATTAGAGAGATTACAAAATGAGGTTAACGAACAAATTGAGTTAATCAAGAAAGAAGAAAATGAATATAATACAATAGTTGAAAATTCGAAAAAGCAAAATAACATTTCTGATCTTATGGTTAATTTTGAAAAGTTGTATTCAGTAATGGATATCGAAGAAAAAATAGAATTTTTAAACACTATAATTAAAACTATAAAAGTTAACGTAACGGCAACGAAAGTGAAAACTCAAAGACGATATATATTTAATATCGTTGATATTATTTTTAAATAA
- a CDS encoding DUF739 family protein: MAPRNKHAKLQKRITDVCKANINFAILMGMSNVTLVKKLKDDGIWTTEEINKACKILQIPISEIPSYFF, translated from the coding sequence ATGGCACCACGCAATAAACATGCGAAGTTACAAAAACGTATCACTGATGTTTGTAAAGCTAATATAAACTTTGCTATCCTCATGGGAATGTCAAACGTTACTCTTGTTAAGAAGTTAAAAGATGACGGGATTTGGACTACCGAAGAGATCAATAAAGCTTGTAAGATTTTACAAATACCAATATCAGAAATACCATCATATTTTTTTTAA